One window of Sporocytophaga myxococcoides DSM 11118 genomic DNA carries:
- a CDS encoding NAD-dependent epimerase/dehydratase family protein: MNVLVTGGAGYIGSELVYQLSQDKNVEKVIVYDNLGRENYNLFISNSNRIAGDKVKFEFGDILDTRKIKKVLKEIDVVYHLAARVSTPFSNIDSHFFEQVNNWGTAELVYAVEETKRVSKFIYLSSTSVYGSSKDLASETTEPNPKTFYSISKLRAEQHVQRLSKKIETIILRGGNVYGYTPAIRFDSVINRFMFDANFNNRISIHGSGKQARSFIHVKKVVDALVQLRTLKVPSDVYNLTDKNVEILDLVDILKEIYPDLEFLFINQHLALRELKVNPDSKLDAYYKISESDLKEELLEFKNRFAFNSLSSVTAG, translated from the coding sequence ATGAACGTATTAGTAACAGGTGGGGCCGGCTACATCGGATCAGAGCTGGTTTATCAGCTTAGCCAGGATAAGAATGTTGAGAAAGTCATCGTATATGACAATCTGGGAAGAGAAAATTATAATCTTTTTATCAGCAATAGTAACAGAATTGCGGGAGACAAAGTGAAGTTTGAGTTTGGTGATATTCTCGACACCAGAAAAATTAAAAAGGTTTTGAAAGAAATTGATGTTGTTTATCATTTGGCAGCGCGAGTTTCTACTCCTTTTTCTAATATTGATTCTCACTTTTTTGAGCAGGTTAATAACTGGGGAACGGCAGAGCTTGTATATGCTGTAGAGGAAACAAAAAGAGTTTCTAAATTTATCTACCTGAGCAGTACTTCTGTTTATGGTTCTTCTAAAGATCTGGCAAGCGAAACTACGGAGCCAAACCCTAAAACATTCTATAGTATTTCAAAATTGAGAGCAGAGCAGCATGTGCAACGCCTCAGTAAAAAAATCGAAACAATAATTCTTAGAGGTGGAAATGTATATGGATATACACCTGCTATTCGTTTTGATTCTGTTATCAATAGATTTATGTTCGATGCGAATTTCAACAACAGGATTTCCATACATGGATCAGGCAAACAGGCAAGATCATTTATCCATGTGAAAAAAGTTGTAGATGCATTGGTTCAATTAAGAACATTAAAAGTACCATCTGATGTTTATAATCTGACTGATAAGAATGTTGAAATATTAGATCTTGTAGATATATTGAAAGAAATATATCCGGATCTTGAGTTTCTTTTTATCAACCAACACCTAGCTCTAAGAGAATTAAAGGTAAATCCGGACTCTAAGCTGGATGCATATTATAAAATATCAGAAAGTGATCTGAAAGAGGAATTACTCGAGTTTAAAAACAGATTTGCTTTCAATTCACTTTCATCAGTTACAGCGGGTTAA
- a CDS encoding alpha-amylase family glycosyl hydrolase, which produces MDKVISITQLDSEVSPGKPSGISRSWDDEIIYFIMLDRFHDGRNRTSINSRSGFGDEEKLKSFCGGNLKGVLLKLDYIKSLGCTAIWLSPFLENDNKYHGYAIRNFLKVDPHFGTLEDLKLLVDECHKKDLRVIMDVVVNHSGDTWSYKETSTPYDSSKVYTFGNWKSREWPVPIELRNPSLYNKRGSIINFDEYPETLEGDLFELKSFRNDHSQEARKVLDILVAIYAYWIKETGVDGFRVDAAKHFGIPALKRFVDSIREYTEQAGQQDFFLFAEVASGDDLAEEFLNEIPGLDAVIDFPVHFILPEMIRGNASQDTFHKLMTHRKKLSKGQSKITFLDNHDQLGQQVKKRFAAGLSEEQFELGIGFLFCFPGIPCLYYGTEQGLEGHGKTDEAVRETMFALDNHSEDIFEQDNFYFKKIQEFSNIRKQYKALSRGRFELLEVLELTNEVKYGNKKSILAFSRTYESEFMLIICNFSSNKKIKGLVRPGKERYAGSFEKINSSNNEIFEVKTVEKDASIPVELEPLEILILKRINGK; this is translated from the coding sequence ATGGACAAAGTAATTTCTATAACACAGCTGGACTCTGAAGTGTCACCTGGGAAGCCGTCAGGAATTTCCAGAAGCTGGGATGATGAGATTATTTATTTCATTATGTTGGATCGCTTTCATGACGGACGGAATAGAACTTCAATTAATTCAAGATCAGGTTTTGGTGATGAAGAAAAGTTGAAGTCCTTTTGTGGGGGCAATCTAAAAGGCGTTTTGCTCAAACTTGATTATATAAAATCTCTCGGCTGCACTGCTATATGGTTAAGCCCATTTCTGGAAAATGATAATAAATATCACGGATATGCTATCAGAAATTTTCTAAAGGTTGATCCTCATTTTGGCACTCTGGAAGATTTGAAATTGCTGGTTGATGAATGCCATAAAAAAGACCTTAGGGTAATTATGGATGTAGTGGTGAATCATTCCGGAGATACCTGGTCCTATAAAGAAACTTCCACTCCATATGATAGCAGCAAGGTTTATACGTTTGGTAACTGGAAGTCACGGGAGTGGCCTGTGCCCATAGAACTAAGGAATCCTAGTTTATACAACAAAAGAGGTAGTATTATCAACTTTGACGAATATCCGGAAACGCTGGAAGGTGATCTTTTTGAATTGAAAAGTTTTAGAAACGATCATTCACAGGAAGCACGAAAAGTTTTGGATATTCTGGTGGCAATTTATGCTTACTGGATTAAAGAAACAGGAGTGGATGGTTTCAGAGTAGATGCCGCTAAGCATTTTGGAATACCAGCATTAAAACGCTTTGTAGATAGTATCAGAGAATATACAGAGCAGGCGGGTCAGCAGGATTTTTTTTTATTCGCAGAAGTGGCATCTGGGGATGATCTGGCAGAAGAGTTTTTAAATGAAATTCCCGGGTTGGACGCTGTAATAGATTTTCCAGTTCATTTCATATTGCCTGAAATGATAAGAGGAAATGCATCTCAAGATACATTTCACAAACTTATGACTCATAGAAAGAAACTTTCTAAAGGGCAGTCAAAGATAACTTTCCTGGACAATCATGACCAGTTGGGGCAGCAGGTAAAAAAGCGTTTTGCTGCTGGTCTTTCAGAAGAACAGTTTGAGCTCGGAATAGGATTTTTATTCTGCTTTCCAGGCATTCCATGCTTGTATTACGGAACAGAACAAGGTCTGGAGGGACATGGAAAAACTGATGAAGCAGTCAGAGAAACCATGTTTGCGCTTGATAATCATTCTGAAGATATTTTTGAGCAGGATAATTTTTACTTTAAAAAAATTCAGGAGTTTAGTAACATACGGAAGCAATATAAAGCGTTAAGCAGAGGGAGATTTGAACTGTTGGAAGTTCTTGAATTAACAAACGAAGTAAAATACGGTAATAAAAAAAGTATATTAGCATTCTCAAGAACTTATGAGTCTGAATTTATGCTGATTATTTGTAATTTTTCTTCAAACAAAAAGATAAAGGGACTCGTAAGACCAGGGAAGGAAAGGTATGCCGGATCTTTCGAAAAAATCAATTCATCCAACAACGAAATTTTTGAAGTAAAGACAGTAGAAAAAGACGCTAGCATACCCGTTGAGTTGGAGCCATTAGAAATTTTGATCTTAAAGAGAATTAATGGAAAATAA
- the gluP gene encoding glucose/galactose MFS transporter, whose product MENNSNSFKGKNLQILISFGVLFLMWGFITNLNFVYKDYLAYIFNLNYSLSTLINLTFFTTYLVVSLQAGNLISKIGYKKGIMVGWVLSCLGCFTFFLAVYFRNFECFLAALFMQAAGITILQVGANLYIVLWKNILLKANIKTAASRLVLMQAFNSLGAFLAPFLASPILWMMIDIPLETKNMISSADRFLIEAPYVHYPYLFVAIAMTMYAVYLFFVKIPQIDTSGIEPANKMPQIRRRHVMHFPQLRLGAFAIFAYVGAEVSLGNYLTDFSKDTVIYYWGAAMVGRFVGSFLVLQSSLRKSVGICAGMSILLVILSVITGGTISFWMIVAVGLFNSILFPAIFTLGVNGLGKFSEDGSSVLIMSIVGGAIIPFNVINFSYVSYKIAFLIVIVCYFYIALYGLKLSRFDRIEEKEELQPQKI is encoded by the coding sequence ATGGAAAATAATAGTAATAGTTTTAAAGGTAAGAACCTGCAAATATTAATTTCATTTGGTGTTCTTTTTTTGATGTGGGGCTTTATCACCAATCTTAACTTTGTTTATAAAGATTATTTGGCCTACATCTTTAATTTAAATTATTCACTTTCTACACTTATTAACCTTACCTTCTTTACAACTTATCTGGTTGTATCATTGCAGGCAGGAAATCTAATCTCAAAAATCGGGTATAAAAAAGGAATCATGGTTGGTTGGGTTCTTTCCTGCCTTGGGTGTTTTACCTTTTTTCTTGCAGTTTATTTCAGAAACTTTGAATGTTTTCTTGCTGCCCTATTTATGCAGGCTGCCGGTATCACGATTTTACAAGTTGGAGCAAATCTCTATATTGTACTCTGGAAGAACATACTGTTAAAAGCAAATATAAAAACAGCCGCAAGTCGACTTGTACTGATGCAGGCTTTTAATTCACTTGGAGCATTTCTGGCTCCTTTTCTTGCTTCTCCGATTTTATGGATGATGATTGACATACCTTTAGAAACTAAAAATATGATTTCGAGTGCTGACAGGTTTTTAATTGAAGCTCCATATGTACACTATCCATATTTATTTGTAGCAATAGCAATGACAATGTATGCGGTCTACTTGTTTTTTGTAAAAATACCGCAGATTGATACATCAGGAATTGAGCCTGCGAATAAGATGCCACAGATCAGAAGGCGCCATGTGATGCACTTCCCTCAGCTTAGATTGGGAGCTTTTGCAATATTTGCATATGTTGGTGCAGAAGTGTCATTGGGGAATTATCTGACAGATTTTTCTAAAGATACTGTAATCTATTACTGGGGTGCTGCTATGGTTGGCCGTTTTGTTGGTAGTTTTTTAGTACTTCAGAGTAGTCTCAGAAAGTCTGTAGGTATTTGTGCCGGAATGTCTATTCTGTTAGTTATATTATCTGTGATAACAGGCGGAACAATCTCATTCTGGATGATCGTTGCAGTCGGGTTGTTTAATTCTATACTGTTTCCTGCTATATTTACGCTTGGCGTCAACGGGCTTGGGAAGTTCTCTGAAGATGGATCTTCTGTTCTTATTATGTCTATTGTGGGAGGAGCTATCATCCCGTTCAATGTAATTAACTTCTCATATGTGAGTTATAAAATTGCGTTCCTGATAGTGATTGTCTGCTACTTCTACATCGCGCTATATGGGCTTAAGCTGTCGAGGTTCGACAGGATAGAAGAAAAAGAAGAGCTTCAACCGCAAAAAATTTAA
- a CDS encoding SET domain-containing protein-lysine N-methyltransferase, with protein sequence MYNRKLVKKQLDADFFGVFAGEDIEPGEIVFSNWNDSCVRLSRKEVDALPEPYKTIFEKYSTEIEEFVYVGPFENEDVTPQMDYFINHSCDPNAWMINDDDVAARRLIKKGEQVTIDYATFIVNEFESSRIKKCLCGSTTCRGKLGKQDWWLMKDIYRGHYISWIEEKIRNKENNLSKVS encoded by the coding sequence ATGTACAACAGAAAACTTGTGAAGAAGCAGCTGGATGCTGACTTTTTCGGAGTGTTTGCAGGTGAAGATATTGAGCCTGGTGAGATTGTCTTCAGCAACTGGAATGACAGTTGTGTAAGGCTTTCAAGAAAAGAGGTCGATGCTCTTCCGGAACCTTATAAAACTATCTTTGAAAAATATTCTACAGAGATTGAAGAGTTCGTTTATGTAGGTCCCTTTGAAAATGAAGATGTAACTCCTCAGATGGATTACTTCATCAATCACAGCTGCGATCCTAACGCATGGATGATCAATGATGATGATGTAGCTGCAAGAAGGCTAATCAAAAAAGGAGAGCAGGTTACCATTGACTATGCTACTTTTATAGTGAATGAATTTGAAAGCTCAAGAATTAAAAAGTGCCTGTGTGGAAGTACTACCTGCAGAGGCAAACTAGGAAAGCAGGATTGGTGGCTTATGAAAGATATTTATCGCGGTCACTATATCAGCTGGATAGAAGAAAAAATAAGAAATAAAGAAAATAATCTGAGCAAAGTTTCTTAG
- a CDS encoding SusC/RagA family TonB-linked outer membrane protein, producing MMVDFTKEKLWKTLILTLVILGIHFTSSAQEVLKGRIADDKTGEPIVGAVLKIKDTEEGSVTDVDGNYEFTTSRPFPFTLVVKFAGYEQKEVEIYEALDEDLSIKLKSSSLLNEVVVVGYGTQKRSDLTGSVATVSEEILKTPVTSVDKLLQGSVAGVQVTQTTGQPGGAVSIRIRGGNSINGGNEPLYVIDGFPVYNDNNDADAGITAGANINALASLNPSDIESIDVLKDASATAIYGSRGANGVVIITTKKGKAGQNNISYDSYYGVSQVIKTVDVLTDAKQWAQLKNDARINSGKTPYYTQGQIDSMSGGTDWQKEAFRQAGFQNHQITFRGGDEKTRFSISGNYYKQNGVLENTDFKRYSGRLNLEHNFSHRFKVGTNLTGSQTSAQVANDAIVRYLLLMPPTIPVKDDNGNYTYQSEFETPLGNPIATLKNITNRTNTFRLLGNIYGDYTLIKGLTARVSIGTDLINNKQNFYVPSSIYQGANTNSTGTAAIGTKFVNTWLNENTLNYSTVIGKKHNLNAVAGFTQQYYRSEAVTAGSQQFVSDDLTYNDLSTGSVYTKPTSNTAEWGLQSFLGRVNYSYAQKYYLTITGRADGSSRFGKNNKWGFFPSAALAWNLNKESFLASSNYISNLKLRLSGGITGNQEIGLYQSQSTLATNTYFFNNQTVIGFAPNRISNPDLSWERTRQYDAGFDLAILNNKLNFTFDAYYKKTSDLLLNVPIPYTTGQSTALQNYGVVSNKGIELGLSTTNIKTENFTWTTNLVYSLNRNRVESLGDGVDYIISGQSIAQVGQPLGSFYGYKSIGIYQTGESTPGSIKYADINGDGSITQDGDRVVIGNAQPKFLAGLTNNFYYKNFDVSIFLYASYGNKVFNQNRQQLEQLTGQQNASPDALDRWTPSNPSTTMPRAFEDPATIVSDRFVEDASFLRLKNIVLGYTLPAKLIKKAHFGNVRFYVASQNILTWTKYTGFDPEVSKNEQTTLTQGVDYGVYPNSKSYQVGLNVTF from the coding sequence ATGATGGTTGATTTTACGAAAGAGAAGCTATGGAAAACATTAATTTTAACTTTAGTTATTTTGGGTATTCACTTCACTTCCAGCGCTCAGGAGGTTCTGAAGGGAAGGATTGCCGATGACAAAACCGGTGAACCTATTGTAGGTGCTGTTCTGAAAATCAAAGACACTGAAGAGGGCTCAGTTACCGATGTTGACGGAAATTATGAGTTTACCACAAGCCGTCCTTTTCCATTTACTCTTGTTGTAAAATTTGCGGGTTACGAACAGAAAGAAGTGGAGATCTATGAAGCATTGGATGAAGATTTAAGTATTAAACTTAAAAGTTCTTCTCTTTTGAATGAAGTAGTTGTAGTTGGCTATGGTACACAAAAAAGATCAGACCTGACAGGTTCTGTAGCCACTGTTTCTGAAGAAATATTAAAGACGCCAGTCACATCAGTCGACAAGCTATTACAAGGTTCTGTTGCGGGGGTCCAGGTTACACAGACTACAGGTCAGCCTGGTGGAGCAGTGAGCATTCGTATCAGGGGAGGGAACTCTATAAATGGAGGAAATGAGCCACTTTATGTTATTGATGGCTTTCCCGTATACAATGACAACAATGATGCAGATGCAGGCATTACAGCAGGAGCTAACATCAATGCACTGGCAAGTTTGAATCCGAGCGATATCGAATCTATAGATGTTTTAAAAGATGCATCAGCTACTGCAATATATGGCTCAAGAGGTGCAAACGGTGTGGTTATCATTACTACCAAAAAGGGTAAGGCCGGGCAGAACAACATTTCATACGATAGTTATTATGGAGTTTCTCAGGTCATTAAGACAGTAGATGTACTTACTGATGCTAAGCAATGGGCTCAACTAAAAAATGATGCACGCATAAACTCTGGTAAAACTCCTTATTATACTCAGGGGCAAATAGACAGTATGTCTGGAGGAACTGACTGGCAAAAGGAAGCATTCAGGCAAGCAGGCTTCCAAAATCATCAGATTACCTTCAGAGGTGGTGATGAAAAAACAAGATTTTCAATTTCAGGAAATTATTACAAGCAAAATGGAGTACTTGAAAATACTGACTTCAAACGTTACTCAGGAAGGCTCAACCTGGAACATAATTTTTCTCATAGATTTAAAGTTGGAACTAACCTTACCGGAAGTCAGACAAGCGCTCAGGTAGCTAATGATGCAATTGTCAGATACCTTCTTTTGATGCCTCCAACTATTCCTGTCAAAGATGACAATGGAAACTATACCTACCAAAGCGAATTTGAAACGCCACTAGGCAATCCTATTGCTACTTTGAAAAATATAACCAATAGGACTAATACATTCCGTTTGCTTGGAAATATCTATGGAGATTATACATTAATAAAAGGATTAACAGCGAGAGTCTCAATAGGAACCGACCTTATCAATAATAAACAAAACTTCTATGTGCCTTCTTCAATCTACCAAGGAGCTAATACGAATAGTACCGGAACAGCTGCCATTGGTACCAAGTTTGTAAATACATGGCTGAATGAAAATACTTTAAACTATTCGACAGTCATAGGTAAGAAACATAATCTTAATGCTGTAGCCGGATTTACCCAACAATACTATAGAAGTGAAGCAGTAACTGCAGGATCTCAGCAGTTTGTGTCAGATGATTTAACTTATAATGATCTTTCAACAGGATCTGTTTATACTAAGCCAACTTCTAACACAGCAGAATGGGGATTACAATCATTCCTTGGAAGGGTCAACTATTCATATGCTCAAAAATACTATTTGACTATTACGGGTAGAGCAGACGGCTCTTCTCGTTTCGGAAAAAATAATAAATGGGGCTTTTTCCCATCTGCAGCTCTTGCATGGAATTTAAATAAAGAAAGCTTCCTTGCATCAAGCAACTATATAAGTAATTTAAAATTAAGATTAAGCGGTGGTATTACAGGTAACCAGGAAATTGGTCTATATCAATCACAGTCAACGTTAGCAACCAATACTTATTTCTTCAATAATCAAACAGTCATAGGTTTTGCTCCGAACAGGATCAGCAATCCGGATCTTAGCTGGGAAAGAACAAGACAGTATGATGCAGGTTTTGATCTTGCTATATTGAATAATAAGTTAAATTTTACTTTTGATGCATATTATAAGAAGACAAGTGACTTACTTTTAAATGTGCCGATCCCTTATACAACAGGCCAATCCACAGCACTTCAGAACTATGGAGTTGTTTCAAACAAGGGTATAGAGCTTGGTTTATCTACTACAAATATAAAGACCGAAAATTTTACCTGGACAACAAACCTGGTTTATTCATTGAATAGGAACAGAGTTGAAAGTTTAGGAGATGGAGTAGATTATATTATCTCAGGTCAAAGCATTGCACAGGTCGGACAGCCATTGGGTTCTTTCTATGGATATAAATCAATTGGTATTTATCAGACAGGAGAGTCAACTCCTGGTAGTATAAAATATGCTGATATAAATGGTGATGGTTCAATCACTCAAGATGGAGATCGTGTAGTAATTGGAAATGCACAGCCTAAGTTTCTGGCAGGACTTACTAATAACTTTTACTACAAAAATTTTGATGTAAGCATATTCCTTTATGCTTCATATGGAAACAAAGTATTCAATCAGAACAGACAACAACTGGAGCAGTTAACAGGACAACAGAATGCTTCTCCTGATGCTCTCGATAGATGGACACCATCTAATCCGAGCACTACAATGCCAAGAGCATTTGAAGATCCAGCTACAATAGTATCTGACAGATTTGTGGAAGATGCTTCTTTTTTAAGACTTAAAAATATAGTGTTGGGGTATACATTACCTGCCAAACTTATAAAGAAAGCCCACTTTGGAAATGTAAGATTTTATGTAGCATCTCAGAATATTCTGACATGGACTAAATATACTGGCTTTGATCCTGAAGTGAGTAAGAATGAGCAAACTACGCTTACTCAAGGTGTTGATTATGGTGTGTATCCTAACAGCAAATCATATCAGGTAGGATTAAATGTAACATTCTAG
- a CDS encoding RagB/SusD family nutrient uptake outer membrane protein, which yields MKVLNYTYILLLIAAFVSCKKLEEKPASVFTTDQFYKTQEDAIAAVNSIYQGGLNNGGITMYNRLFHLGMEIMSDDAIAGQRVTNADVRSIAVLNHSTTNDRVDELWKEHYIAINRANIAIDRIPLIDMDATLRARLVNEAKFLRGLLYFNLVRLWGEVPLVLHEVTSLDPSSIHVAKSPVETIYTQVITDLLDAEKLPPVMGGADAGRATGGAAKSILAKVYLTRKEWEKAAAKSLEVINGPYGYDLFEDYADVFRAETKNGKEHIFSAQCKSFVNGQGNRLASSATPVGIPGIAAAGTDEPLLPSTYALYAANDKRRDVTFFTQIVSPTNGKVYKFEPRFFKYFDPSTISNPTESPRNIPVIRFAEVLLIYAEAVNEASGPGGAYEAINRVRKRAGLDPLSGLDQSSFREAVYLERRLELMFEFQRWFDLIRTKRMVSALHAAGKTNASEKHYLHPIPQREIDLNPKLEQNDLWK from the coding sequence ATGAAGGTTTTAAATTACACATATATATTATTGTTGATTGCAGCTTTTGTTTCTTGCAAGAAACTGGAAGAAAAACCAGCATCTGTATTTACCACAGATCAGTTTTATAAAACCCAGGAAGACGCTATAGCAGCCGTAAACAGCATTTATCAGGGAGGTTTGAACAATGGAGGTATTACAATGTACAACCGTTTATTTCACCTGGGTATGGAGATAATGTCTGATGATGCTATTGCTGGTCAAAGAGTGACCAATGCGGATGTACGTTCTATAGCAGTCTTAAATCACTCAACAACAAATGATAGAGTAGATGAACTTTGGAAAGAACATTATATCGCTATCAACAGAGCAAATATAGCTATTGATCGTATTCCATTAATTGATATGGATGCTACATTGAGGGCGAGACTTGTAAATGAAGCAAAATTCCTGCGTGGCTTACTTTATTTCAATCTGGTAAGGCTTTGGGGAGAAGTACCTTTGGTCCTGCATGAAGTTACTTCTTTGGATCCCTCTTCTATTCATGTAGCTAAATCTCCTGTAGAAACTATCTATACACAGGTAATAACAGACCTTTTAGACGCGGAAAAGTTACCTCCAGTAATGGGGGGGGCAGATGCAGGAAGAGCAACCGGAGGTGCAGCTAAATCTATACTTGCTAAAGTGTATTTAACAAGAAAGGAATGGGAAAAAGCAGCAGCGAAAAGTCTGGAAGTAATTAATGGACCTTATGGCTATGACTTGTTTGAAGACTATGCAGATGTCTTCAGGGCTGAAACAAAAAATGGCAAAGAACATATATTCTCAGCGCAATGTAAATCATTTGTAAACGGGCAAGGAAATCGTCTGGCATCCTCTGCAACACCTGTAGGAATCCCAGGGATTGCAGCAGCAGGAACCGATGAACCATTGCTTCCTTCGACTTATGCGCTTTATGCTGCAAATGATAAACGTCGTGATGTTACCTTTTTTACACAAATTGTAAGTCCGACAAACGGAAAGGTATATAAATTTGAGCCAAGATTCTTTAAATACTTTGATCCGTCTACAATTTCCAACCCTACGGAATCGCCAAGAAATATACCGGTAATACGTTTTGCTGAAGTGCTTTTGATTTACGCTGAGGCCGTAAATGAAGCATCAGGACCTGGTGGAGCTTATGAGGCGATTAACAGAGTGAGAAAAAGAGCTGGTTTGGATCCTCTTTCTGGTCTGGATCAAAGCAGTTTCAGAGAGGCTGTTTATCTTGAGCGAAGATTGGAGCTTATGTTTGAATTTCAACGTTGGTTTGACTTGATAAGAACTAAGAGAATGGTATCTGCTCTTCACGCCGCAGGCAAAACAAATGCATCTGAGAAACATTATCTGCATCCTATACCACAAAGAGAGATCGACTTAAACCCTAAGCTTGAGCAAAACGATCTCTGGAAATAA